From a region of the Candidatus Binatia bacterium genome:
- a CDS encoding polymer-forming cytoskeletal protein, whose protein sequence is MWKPTNQPSGPAATPEPQRPTAPPFTPTTEPAPASAPRNAIVNSQDQATIGKSLVIKGEVTGSESLYIDGRVEGSINL, encoded by the coding sequence ATGTGGAAGCCCACCAATCAGCCCAGCGGTCCGGCCGCAACGCCGGAGCCGCAGCGCCCCACCGCTCCCCCCTTCACTCCGACAACGGAACCGGCGCCGGCTTCGGCTCCGCGCAACGCCATCGTGAATTCGCAGGACCAGGCCACGATCGGCAAGTCGCTGGTCATCAAGGGTGAGGTCACGGGGTCTGAATCTCTCTATATCGATGGCCGCGTCGAGGGCTCGATCAACCT